The sequence CCCCATCTCCCGGCACGAGGCCAAGGTCACCACGGCCTCGAAGCGCTCTCCCGCCACCACCGTCACCCGCACCTCGCCGCCTGTCTCCGCCAGCGCCACCACCCGCCCCCGGAAGCGGTTGCGCATGCTCGATTGCAGCGGCCGCAGGGACAAAACGATGTCGCGGGGATCGATGGCCACGTGGGTCGCCGTGACCGGCTCCGGCAGCCACAGGGCCAGCCCTTTTGTGAGGAAACGGTTTCCCTCGCAACGGCCGCGGAACACGTTGGCGGCAGGCGCCGGCACCAAACGCCCCTGGGACAGGGCGATCACCTGCCGGGCCAGGATCCGGCAGCGCTCGGCCGCATGATCGCTGAACACCGCCGCCCGCCCCTGTACCGCCCAGGCCGGAAGCCACCCCTCCAGCCAGCGCTGGGTGGCTGCGTCCAGATGGCTGAAGGGCTCGTCGAGCAGCAGCACCTCCGGTTCCAGCACCAGACAACGCGCCAGGGCAACCTGCTGGCGCTGGCCACCGGAAAGCATGGCTGCCGGCCGATCCGGATCGGCGCGGAAACCCACCGTCTCCAAGGCGGCCAGCGCCCGCCGGCGGCGGTCGCCGCCGCGCCGAAACCGCAAGCCCAGCATGACGTTGTCCAGCGCCGACCCCCGCAGCAGATAGGGGTGCTGCATCACCCAGCCGATGCGGCGCCGGTCGGCGCAGGTCAACGGTTTGCCCTGAAACAGCACCCGCCCCCGCCGCGGTGCCTCGATGCCAGCCAGCAGCCGCAACAGGGTGCTCTTGCCGGCGCCGTTCTCCCCCACCAAGGCGGTCACGCCCGGGACGATCTCCAGCCGCTCAATCGCCAGCACCGTGCGTCCATCATAACCGTGGCGGACCGCCTCCAGCCGGTACACCATGTCAGTCTCCTTCCTGCAACCAGGCCAGCAGGGCGTTGACGGCGAAGGCGACCGCCAGCAGGATCATGCCCAGCGCCAGGGCCAGCTCGAACTCGCCCTTGCCGGTTTCCAGGGCGATGGCGGTGGTCATGGTACGGGTGAAACCGGCGATGTTGCCCCCCAGCATCATCGCCACCCCCACCTCGGCGATGGCGCGGCCGAAGGCGGTCACCAGGGCAGCGGCGATGCCGGTACGCAATTCGGAGGCCAGATACCAGAGCTTGTGCAACCCTCCCGCCCCCAGCGCTTCCAGGGTGGGCAGCAGGCGAGGGTCGGCGCTCAGCACCGCGGTGCTGATCCAGTGGAGCAGCAGCGGCAGGATCAGCACCGCCTCACCGATGACGACCGCCACCGGGGTGTAGAGCAGGCCCCAGTCCCCCAGCGGTCCCCGCCGGCTCAGCAGGGCGTAGAGCAGCAGCCCTACCACCACGGTGGGCAGCGCCGTCAGGGAAGCGAGCAGCTGGCGCAGCCAGCGCCGCCCGGGAAACGCCCGCATGCCGATCAACAC comes from Methylomarinovum caldicuralii and encodes:
- a CDS encoding ATP-binding cassette domain-containing protein, with translation MVYRLEAVRHGYDGRTVLAIERLEIVPGVTALVGENGAGKSTLLRLLAGIEAPRRGRVLFQGKPLTCADRRRIGWVMQHPYLLRGSALDNVMLGLRFRRGGDRRRRALAALETVGFRADPDRPAAMLSGGQRQQVALARCLVLEPEVLLLDEPFSHLDAATQRWLEGWLPAWAVQGRAAVFSDHAAERCRILARQVIALSQGRLVPAPAANVFRGRCEGNRFLTKGLALWLPEPVTATHVAIDPRDIVLSLRPLQSSMRNRFRGRVVALAETGGEVRVTVVAGERFEAVVTLASCREMGLTPGQPVWVNFKSTAVRTF
- a CDS encoding ABC transporter permease, with translation MDFFEASLRAAWKLVLSGDPQLWRIVSTSLKISLTAVAAAALIAVPAGVLIGMRAFPGRRWLRQLLASLTALPTVVVGLLLYALLSRRGPLGDWGLLYTPVAVVIGEAVLILPLLLHWISTAVLSADPRLLPTLEALGAGGLHKLWYLASELRTGIAAALVTAFGRAIAEVGVAMMLGGNIAGFTRTMTTAIALETGKGEFELALALGMILLAVAFAVNALLAWLQEGD